The nucleotide window aaagtattcttgtctgcatattttctcatttagcaccccaAATAAATCAttccagtcttttctggcctgccaggtctctgtggataggtctctTGCCAGTCCAATGTTTTACACTATAGGTTATgaacctcttgtcccaagctgctttcatgattttctctttgtctctgagatttgcaagtttcattattgtatgtcagggtgttgacctatttttattgattttgagggggattctgtGTGCCTCCtagacttgaatgcctgtttccttccccagattagggaagttctcttgTATAATTTGCTCCACTATACCTCCTTACCCCcatctctgttctttcctcttctgtgatcccaattattctaatattgattTGCTTTATGGTACCACTTATCTCTTGAagtctccccttgtggtccagtaaatagtttatttctctttgtctcagcttctttattctccatcattttgtcttctgtatcactaattctctcttttgcctcatttatcctagcattcagagtctccattttttattgcatctcattaatagccgtttttatttcaacttgattagattttagttctttaatttatccagaaagggattctctagtgtcttttatgcttttttcaaacccagctaatatctttataatcattattctgaactctagttctgacatctttcTTACATCCATACTGATTaagtccctggcagtcagtactgcctcttgttctcttttttgaggtgagtttttctgtcttgtcatttttgcagaaagtggtcactttctatttgtagagttgcaggtattcttttcttagatctccagtTGAGTTCACTAGTGTTTAgaatttgatagctatctagatGAATTCCTGGGATCAGACGAAACTAAGGTctcttacttctctgccatctggaCTCCTCCACAAGTTGGACTCTTTTCTAGCCGACTGAGCTGGTCTGGAATAGGTATCTCCTTTTCCATGCTGCTTCCTTTCAGCACCAGGCTTCCCAAGTGTCCACCCAGCATTGTCTTCTGACTCAGCCTAAGTTCTTCTGAGGTTCCTCTACTTGATACTGACTGGCCGAGCATGGATAGTATTGAAAGGTAGAGTAATAGGGCAGGGGAAGGATTACCAGTAGGAAAATCTGTAAGTGTAGAAAAGATAGTTACATTTTAATTAGTGTTGAAAAACAGTTCGCAGTTTATAAAGGCTTTATATATACTTAATGCACTTAACCCTCAGAGTTGGGCATTATTTTCCTCAGaagtttcaatttctttgagGATACTCTGCCAGGAAACTGCTATATGTCCTCAGAGGAACTGATATTCACTCTCTTTAATGAAAACCAGATACCTGTGACATCATTTTTCCCTTCATACCTTGGCTTCTAGGAATCTCAGATTCTAATGTGATGAAAATTTATGGCTTTTATCAACCTTTATAGTTGGCAtgctttctccctttttattGTTCTGATTCTTCTCAGCTTCACttactctcttttctttgttttgcattcattcattttttttattttcccatatgtTCCCTCCTTCAAAACATTTGAAATGGATTATGGAAACTTATACCAAATggtaccaaaataaaaagattgggTTAGAGGACTGGAAATTACAGAGTGGGAATATAAAAGGGCCCCAAAAGGAAATGTCCTAGTTTGTAGACAATAAATACATTTGGCCAGAGCTTTAGGAATCTGATCCTTAGCTACCTGTAAAAggataggaaagaaaatatgcattAGAACATTTGTACTTTTCCTCAGAGATATATACTTCCCATGAATCACAGGAAAGTTTTCACCACTCCTAGGTTTTGAAGAAATttgcccacttttttttcttctagtccttttaaaatttctaagtttTACCTTTAAATCATTGATGCTTTTGGAATCAATTCTGCTGCACAATGTAAAGTTTAGTGCCAACATTTTTTTCCACAGGGCTACCTAATCATctctatatttcttaaaaagtcaGCTTTATCCAACAGGTTTGAAATGCTTCTTCTATCATATGCTAACTCCCATGTGTATTTCTATCCTATATTTCTAGGCTATTCAGTTACATTGACATTTCTAATTGTGCCtagttccatatttttaaattactgtgccattttgatacaaaagttgggtattcatcctttttgatggaggcataatattccattgtatatatggaccgtatcttctttatccattcatctgttgaagggcatcatggctctttccacactttggtgactatggccattgctgctatgaacattggggtacagatggtggaggagattatgctgagtgaaataagtcaaacagagagagttgattatcatatggtttcacttacttgtggagcataaggaataacatggaggacattaggagaaggaaagaaaaagtgaattgggggaaattggagggggagatgaaccatgagagactatggactctgagaaataaactgagggttttggaggggagtgggtagaggtttaggtgagcctggtggtgggtattaaggagggcacatattgtatggagcgctgggtgtggtacataaacaatgaatcttggaacactgaaaaaatgaaattaaattaaaaataaataaaaagaaaaatgtgctttgaagataaattataaataaatagttgtgaaaaaaattttgtgccattataaatgtgttttaatatCTAGTAACACTTGTCATTCTTcattgcttttattgtttttcaggTGTTTGCCTAACTATTcttgatattttctcatttaattttagttaGCTTGCcttgttctagaaaaaaaaaaatactggcattTGTTAGAATCTTACTGAATTTATGAAACATAATATAGAATTTTTAATGACTACTTTATATTCTTTCATGTTGGTATACCCTAATTTATCTGACCATTTTGCTATTTTGGGACCTTTAGGTTGTAGGCGTTAATTGTTTTGTCTGGTTTTTATTCACCCTATTTCTTTTGGGTAGTTGCCCCTTTCTCAGTCTAATCATTTGATTTGGTCAAGGGCCATTAAACAAAGGACCTCATCACAACTTGGTAGCTgattcaacagacaaatgggtaaCATAGGCCAAGCCAGTTAAACTCTTTCCCTGGGATCTCTTTGAATAGGGAAGCTCATTGTAGGGTTTAGAGAATGTGACCTTTTTAGCCTAGGGTTATAAGCGAGGATGGTTTTGCTTCATGGAGAacacagcaagaaagaaaaaggctggggcgcctgggtggctcagtgggttagagcttctgcctttagctcaggtcatgatcccagggtcctgggatcgagccccacattgggctctctgctcagcagggagcctgcttcccccctctctctctgcctgcctctctgcctgcttgtcatctctgtcaaataaataaataaaatctttaaaaaaattttttaaaaaaagaaagaaaaaggctgaCATTTATAGAGTGTTCCAGTAACATGATCTCCTGCTCTAGAATCTCTAACTAGAATCACACTCTTGCTGGTTATGAGAGCTAAGAATCTCATTTTGTAATGATAGTCCCCCCCCaagttttattaaagtataattgacagAAATTTGATATACTTAGgatgtacaatgtaatgattcactatatgtatacattatgaaatgattatcaTAATCAGGTTaatgaacacatccatcacctcgcATAGTTACCACACAGATCTAGTctccagggcacttgggtggctcagtcagtcaagtgtcttgcctttggctcaggtcatgatcccagggtcctcagcagggagtctgcttctccctttgctcctcccctccctggttGTGTggtctcggtcaaataaataaataaattttttttttaaaaaaagatctattcTTTTACCAAAGTTCAGGTATACAATCcaatattattaactgtagtcaccatgctttACATTAGACCCCCCAGAACTTATTTGtgttgtaactggaagtttgtaccctttgaccaacatctctttatttcttccacCCCATAACCCCTGGAATCTACTGTTCTAGTCTCTGTCTCTGAGTTTGAtgtttttagagtccacatacgAATGAGAatatacagtatttctttttctgtctggcatatttcatttagcataatatcctccagatTAATCCATCATGTCACAGATGGGaagattgtcttcttttttatggctaggtaatattccattatgtatatatagcatattttcttcattcatctgtcaatagataCCTACgttgtttccttatcttggctattgtgaataatgctgcaaagaacatgGGAGTGTAGATACCTCTTTAAtaaactgatttcatttcctttagatatatacccagaagtgaggtTGCCGGATCATgtggttgttctatttttgtttttggaggaacctccctcgtattttccatagtagctacaccaattcacattcccaccaacacagTATgagctttcccttttctttatatcctcaccaacatctactATCTTATCTTTTTGGTAATAATCATTCTagcaggtatgaggtgatataaAAGAAGTTTTAATTGAAGTAGTACTGAAcaatataaaagatattttcactaCTTTCCTCCCTCTATGCCTTTGTTTAGATATGAACATCTATTTGAGCACTGGGTATCCTCTAAATTTCAGTCATGGCCTTTCTACCGGTGTCCTATTCTGTTCCTTCCTGCAGCCTATGTGTCAGCCAAACTGCTTTAGGACTACACCTTTGCCTTTCTTGCCTTTGAAACCTCTTCTGAGACTCCCAGGTCCTCCTATTTTCTGATTTGAATAGCACTATCATACGTCACCATTAAAAAGAAGCATGTTCATAGCCTTCACAGACCCCGCAGCCTTGCCAAGTTGAAATGCTTGTTCATGCTTTCTTCTGAGCTGAAGTTTTTGTGCAAGATACATATGCATCCTAAGGCTAGCTCTTTACTCATCACGGATGGTTTTGGTTTTACTCGATTGCTGTTTTTCACAAACACTTTTTTAACCTCATCTTAAATTACTATATGCTATATAAGACTCAAGACAAATGGAGGTCAGTCAGTGAAAACACACACGACCAGCTAGTTTCATACATTAGCCCAGTGATGCATCCTTTACCTGGCCCATGGCCTTGTGAcaactgctttttaaatgtttgcctgAAGAAAATGACCCATTATCAGAGTTACACAAAGCTTTGATTATTAAATCAGCAggattttgcttcctttttttccagttttttttttctatttacattcAGTATTAACTcaaaattttgggttttttgaggAAAGAACACACATCTGATTCCTCCTTCATAGCACTTCCAGGTgcttactaatttatttaatggCTGAATGAATTTCTTATACACAGTTTTTCCCAAAGCACCTGGCACAGGGAGttgctcaataaaaatttattgaatgaagTACGAATATATGAATATGGAATGAAAGAGTGTAGAATGGATCAATGAACTAAgtgttttcaaaatagaaatgtaCCGAATACCAGAGTGTTAGGCAATCTGATTTGTCAGTATAACAAACAATTCAATAACAAACAATGGCCCTCGACTTATGACAGTCGACTTGtgattttttgactttatgtTGGTGGGAAAGCGATACACAGCCCATACTTGGGATTTTGAATCCGGATCTTTTTCCGGGCTGCTAATATGTGGTATAGTCCtctcttgtgatgctgggcagggcagggagctgcAGTTCCAGCCAGCCATGTGACCACAAGGGCAAACAACAGATAGACtgacaaccattctgtttttctcttttgccaCAGCATTCAATGAATTACATGAGAGAgtcaatactttattataaaagagGACTTGCAATTGGATGATTTTGCCTGACTATAGCCTAATGTAAGTGTGCTGACCACATTGAAGGTAGGCTaagctaagctatgatgttcagtaggttaGATGTAGTAAAGGcatttttaccttaaaatattttcaccttaTGATGGGTTTATCAGGATGTAACCCTGTCATCATTTGAAGAAgatcttctatttctctctctctctctcttttttaaattacaaaactaCTTTTAATACTTTGGGGTAAGCcccatagggaaaaaaaaaaaaaaccctgggaaAAGGTAACCTCCACAACCCCAGGAGTGGCCCAGGGGGAGAGAGGCTCCCTGAGGGGAAGGAAGCACAGAAGGGACCCGGTACAGACTCAGGCCCAAGGGAGTGCCTTCGGTGCTGGGACCCGTGAGCACTAGAGGAGAAAACACAAGTGTGGTGGACCTGGCTCCTGGCACACAGGCCAAGGCAGGAGGGTTGGACCTGAAGCTACAAAGCTATTTGgattcctccttctcttttgccCTTCGCTGCTTGTGCCACATGATCTCTCAGTCTCTAGGAGCAGAGAGGCTGTGGCCCTCTGCTTGCAGGCAGCAAGAGAAAGCCTGTCATCTTGGCACCTTCCCTTCACCAAGTCGCTCTgcatttttctgttcttctggcGGGTGAACTCCTGCTCATTTCTGCAGGTCATGGCAATGGCAGAGGCTCTGGCCTGCCTCTGTTGCATCCCCTTGTTCTGTCCAGTCATATATTTCTCTTATTaagcaggatttctcaacctcagcactgaTGACACTTTGGGCTGTATGATTCTTTGATGTGTGGAGCTGTCATGTGCACTGTAGGATGCTTAGCAACAGCCCTGGTCTCTCctcactagatgccagtagcttCCAACACCCCATTTTGACAATGAGAAATGTCTCCAGCCATTGACCAGTGTCTGCTGGGGAAGAGGGGCTGTGACAAAATTGCCCCTAGTTGAGAACCAGGGCTCGTAAGatcctttgctttgtttcctcccttctctccagctaCATGTTTAACAACGtgtaaatcatttttaaacatctttctgTTCCTCCAGCAGCAGAGTGGACCCTGGCAGATCTCAGTAATCTAATGCACATTTGTCGTTCCCCTCTTGGCTTAAGGAACTGCAGGACCATATATTTCTAAGAGATATCACTTGCCTATCATCAGCATTTTCAGGCTGAATGTAGCTGTCAGGCTTGGTTATGTCGAAGATGTTGTTGCCAACTTCAGTAAGCAAGCACACCCAAAAATGCCTTCTGACTTCCCTAACAAGTAAGTCCTGTTTGGCAGTTTTAATTCACATAGATACTGAGGTATTTCATTAACAGGTGATGACCCATCATTTCTGAACCGTTTTCTTACTCTTTGACGAAAGCAGGGGATTTGCTTTTAAACAATGGAACCATTCTCAATTATTGTGTCTTGTGAAAGAGAGAGGCTGATTGGGCAAGATAGTGGGTAGACAGTAACCTGTTATATTAGTCATCACTTACTGTGTGATAAATTACTCCCCAAACtttgtggctttatttattttttattaacatataatgtattatttgccccaggggtacaggtctgtgaatcatcaggcttacacatttcatagcactcaccatagcacgtaccatccccaatgtccatcacccagccaccctgtccttcccctcccccctgcagcagccctcagtttgtttcctgagattaagagtctcttacggtttgtctccctccatggTCCCGTCTTGTTTcacttcttccccttcccctatgatcctctgtcttgtttctcaaattcctcttattgtgagatcatataattgtctttctctgatcgacttatttcattcaacatgatagcctctagttccatccacgtcattgcaaatgacaagatttcgtttcttttgatggctgcatagtattccactatatatatgtataccacttcttctttatccattcctctgtggatggacatctaggttctttccatagtttggctattgtggactttgctgcagTAAACATTCGGGttcacatgcccctttggatcactacatttgtatctttagggtaaatacccagtagtgtgattgctgggtcatagggtagctctgttttcaactttttgaggaaccaccatactgttttctagagtggctgcaccagcttgcattcccaccaatagtgtaagagggttcccctttctccacatccttgccaacatctgtcatttcctgacttgttaattttagccattctgactggtgtgagatggtgtctcactgtggttttgatttttatttccctgatgccgagtgatgttgagcactttttcatgtgtctattgtcCATTtggacgtcttctttggagaaatgtctgtttatgtcttctgcccttttcttgactggattatttgttcttagggtgttgagtttgataagttctttttagatttgggattctagccctttatctgatatgtcatttgtgaatatcttctcccattttgtcagttgtcttttggttttgttgactgtttcctttgccgtgcaaaagcttttaatcttgatgaagtcctagtagttcatttttgcacttgcttcccttgcctttggtgaggtttctaggaagaagttgctgtgactgaggttgaagaggttgctgcctattttctcctcaaagattttgatggattcctgtctcacattgaggtctttcatccattttgagt belongs to Lutra lutra chromosome X, mLutLut1.2, whole genome shotgun sequence and includes:
- the LOC125091546 gene encoding LOW QUALITY PROTEIN: uncharacterized protein LOC125091546 (The sequence of the model RefSeq protein was modified relative to this genomic sequence to represent the inferred CDS: inserted 1 base in 1 codon) produces the protein MTCRNEQEFTRQKNRKMQSDLVKGRCQDDRLSLAACKQRATASLLLETERSCGTSSEGQKRRRNPNSFVASGPTLLPXACVPGARSTTLVFSPLVLTGPSTEGTPLGLSLYRVPSVLPSPQGASLPLGHSWGCGDFPTGNPSPALLLYLSILSMLGQSVSSRGTSEELRLSQKTMLGGHLGSLVLKGSSMEKEIPIPDQLSRLEKSPTCGGVQMAEK